The Elusimicrobiales bacterium genome has a segment encoding these proteins:
- a CDS encoding MBL fold metallo-hydrolase encodes MRIRFWGVRGSIPVCGAEYLRYGGNTACVEVRDSKNELTIIDAGTGIRRLGKELLAAGAKSCRILLTHSHWDHIMGFPFFEPLYRKSFAIELIGCPHAKSAVKDMVANIMRAPNFPVDFDDVSASVKSARSCNGLFRSMAIEPVPLNHPNGGNGYIFREDGKKFVFLTDNELLSSHKGGLDFPGYVKACKGADLLVHDADYLPDEYSSRIGWGHSTPELALELAMQSGVKRLGLFHHNQDRADSQVDEIVNNCRARAQKAGLRLEIFAAAEDMRIEV; translated from the coding sequence ATGCGCATCAGGTTCTGGGGCGTGCGGGGCAGCATCCCGGTCTGCGGGGCGGAATACCTCCGCTACGGCGGCAACACCGCCTGCGTGGAGGTGCGCGATTCCAAAAACGAGCTTACAATCATAGACGCCGGCACCGGCATACGCAGGCTGGGCAAAGAGTTGCTTGCCGCCGGGGCAAAAAGCTGCCGCATTCTGCTGACGCATTCCCACTGGGACCATATAATGGGGTTCCCGTTTTTTGAACCGCTGTACCGCAAATCCTTCGCCATAGAGCTTATAGGCTGCCCCCATGCCAAAAGCGCCGTGAAAGACATGGTCGCAAACATAATGCGCGCGCCCAATTTCCCGGTGGATTTTGACGATGTGTCCGCCTCCGTCAAATCCGCCAGGTCCTGCAACGGCCTTTTCAGATCCATGGCGATAGAGCCGGTCCCCCTCAACCATCCCAACGGCGGCAACGGCTACATTTTCCGCGAGGACGGCAAAAAATTCGTTTTCCTGACCGACAACGAGCTTTTAAGCTCCCACAAGGGCGGGCTGGATTTTCCGGGATACGTGAAAGCCTGCAAAGGCGCGGACCTGCTGGTCCACGACGCCGACTATCTGCCGGACGAATACTCCTCAAGAATCGGTTGGGGCCATTCCACGCCGGAGCTTGCGCTGGAGCTTGCCATGCAATCCGGGGTGAAGCGGCTGGGTCTTTTCCACCACAATCAGGACCGCGCCGACAGCCAGGTTGACGAGATTGTAAACAACTGCCGCGCCCGCGCCCAGAAAGCGGGCCTGCGCCTTGAAATTTTCGCCGCCGCCGAAGACATGCGGATAGAAGTCTAA
- the murQ gene encoding N-acetylmuramic acid 6-phosphate etherase, with protein sequence MKIPLSKYAAIPTEQQNPRTLDMDRIPLRSVIAKINREDALVPAAVAKVIPEIEKAARLAAKSYSCGGKIIFVGAGTSGRLGVLEAAECPPTYGTDRKRIIAIMAGGKNSVFRAKEGAEDDPVQGAKDLRAQAARGDCVVGIAASGITPYVAGALKAAKKLGCSTALVTCNLRHENKDADVIVAPFPGPEAISGSTRMKAGTATKLVLNSISTGAMVSLGKAYKNWMVDLRPTSRKLVARAQRLVCRIAGTTPQRARTLLEQTDYDIKAAVIMALLNVDRKKAAELLARSGGFLKDVIE encoded by the coding sequence ATGAAAATACCGCTTTCAAAATACGCCGCCATACCGACCGAGCAGCAGAACCCGCGCACACTGGACATGGACCGCATTCCGCTGCGCAGCGTCATCGCCAAGATAAACCGCGAGGACGCCCTTGTCCCCGCCGCCGTGGCAAAAGTCATACCGGAGATTGAAAAAGCCGCCCGGCTGGCGGCGAAGTCTTATTCCTGCGGCGGGAAAATAATTTTTGTCGGCGCGGGCACAAGCGGCAGGCTGGGTGTGCTGGAGGCCGCGGAATGCCCCCCCACCTACGGCACGGACCGCAAACGGATAATCGCCATCATGGCCGGCGGGAAAAACTCGGTGTTCCGCGCAAAGGAAGGCGCCGAGGACGACCCCGTGCAGGGCGCAAAGGACCTGCGCGCTCAGGCCGCGCGCGGGGACTGCGTCGTCGGCATAGCCGCCAGCGGCATAACGCCGTATGTGGCGGGCGCGCTTAAGGCCGCAAAAAAGCTGGGATGCTCCACCGCGCTTGTAACCTGCAATCTGAGGCACGAGAACAAAGATGCGGATGTGATAGTGGCCCCCTTCCCCGGCCCGGAGGCCATTTCCGGCTCCACCCGCATGAAAGCGGGCACGGCGACAAAGCTGGTGCTTAATTCAATTTCCACAGGCGCAATGGTAAGCCTGGGCAAAGCGTACAAAAACTGGATGGTGGATTTGCGCCCCACCTCGCGCAAGCTGGTGGCGCGGGCGCAGCGGCTGGTGTGCCGCATAGCGGGAACCACGCCGCAGCGCGCGCGCACGCTGCTGGAGCAGACGGATTACGATATAAAAGCCGCCGTCATCATGGCGCTGCTGAATGTGGACCGCAAAAAAGCGGCGGAGCTGCTGGCCAGGTCTGGAGGTTTCCTTAAAGATGTCATTGAATAA
- a CDS encoding anhydro-N-acetylmuramic acid kinase has translation MSLNKYALGLMSGTSADGVSIAAVKTNPFAVAVAKTYPYPPKLQAEIIRAARLDVRGLSRLNFALGVIFAEKTALFLKEHGIRKSEVEVIGSHGQTVCHYPADNPPHTLQIGEPSFLAELGIPVVSDFRPRDMAAGGEGAPLVPFLDNYLFGSGRPKLLQNIGGIGNIAIAGRGVKTFGFDTGPGNCLMDDAARIATNGRLAYDRDGKLAAAGTADAEKAEKWLKMPFFRQKPPKSLDRAQFGPQFLSENFGALTRKNICNVMATLNYFTAASISLAAKRFMPGAGEMIVSGGGALNPVLMSNIGKLLSPVKVSRSSDYGLDELAKEPACFALMAHFAWNRRTNHCPAATGARHPRILGKITL, from the coding sequence ATGTCATTGAATAAATACGCGCTGGGGCTGATGTCGGGCACTTCGGCGGACGGGGTGTCCATCGCGGCGGTAAAAACCAATCCCTTCGCCGTGGCTGTGGCGAAAACATACCCCTATCCGCCCAAACTTCAGGCGGAGATAATACGCGCCGCCCGGCTGGACGTACGCGGCCTTTCGCGCCTGAACTTCGCGCTGGGCGTCATATTCGCCGAAAAAACCGCGCTGTTCCTCAAAGAACACGGCATCAGAAAAAGCGAGGTGGAGGTCATCGGCTCCCACGGCCAGACGGTGTGCCATTATCCGGCGGACAATCCCCCGCACACATTGCAGATAGGCGAGCCGTCTTTCCTGGCGGAGCTTGGCATCCCCGTGGTTTCAGATTTCCGACCGCGCGACATGGCCGCCGGCGGCGAAGGCGCGCCGCTGGTGCCTTTTCTGGACAACTATTTGTTCGGTTCCGGCAGGCCGAAGCTTTTGCAGAACATCGGCGGCATCGGCAATATCGCAATCGCGGGCAGGGGCGTTAAAACCTTCGGTTTCGACACCGGCCCCGGCAACTGCCTTATGGACGATGCCGCGCGCATAGCCACAAACGGCAGGCTGGCTTATGACCGGGACGGCAAGCTCGCCGCCGCCGGCACAGCCGACGCGGAAAAGGCGGAGAAATGGCTGAAAATGCCGTTTTTCAGGCAGAAGCCGCCTAAATCGCTTGACCGTGCGCAGTTCGGGCCGCAGTTTCTGAGCGAGAATTTCGGCGCGCTGACGCGGAAAAACATTTGCAACGTCATGGCGACGCTGAATTATTTCACCGCCGCATCCATAAGCCTCGCCGCAAAAAGATTCATGCCCGGAGCCGGAGAAATGATAGTCAGCGGCGGCGGCGCGCTAAACCCCGTCCTTATGAGTAATATTGGAAAGCTGCTGAGTCCCGTCAAGGTAAGCCGCAGTTCCGATTACGGGCTGGACGAGCTTGCCAAGGAGCCGGCCTGCTTCGCGCTGATGGCCCATTTCGCATGGAACCGCAGGACAAACCACTGTCCCGCCGCCACCGGCGCAAGGCATCCGCGCATACTGGGCAAGATAACGCTGTAA
- a CDS encoding alpha/beta fold hydrolase codes for MVSKPLKTFLLAFAAAACLCGPARAQDDSYEEAGYQDSGEETGAPAAEAAPPGRQSGITAPAGGYKGFAGPDIILAAADNWKTAASYFSPSGSRPVVMLLHSIGRNKNDWKPLAAELARQGFGYIALDLRGHGASIKDPSGAPTAWRNFRRAGTDNEFNLMTRDIEAAISFLAAQGIDESRVALIGAGLGANLAVKFAAMHPQVAMTALLSPTLNASRDVLAVNPMRVYGSRPLLMLCAANDPRVFQEALILYNIAKFGTGSSRTVFMTAAKGPSWRLLSRQMIAVLLQWLKTPEMPPEIQQSQAAAPAQAAPAPEKEDGGEESADEFTMPDDTEEQQ; via the coding sequence CCGGCTATCAGGATTCCGGGGAGGAGACCGGCGCGCCCGCGGCGGAGGCCGCTCCGCCCGGACGGCAGTCCGGCATCACCGCGCCTGCGGGGGGATATAAAGGCTTTGCCGGACCGGACATAATCCTTGCGGCTGCCGATAACTGGAAAACCGCAGCCAGCTATTTCAGTCCGTCGGGCTCGCGCCCGGTGGTGATGCTGCTGCACTCCATAGGCAGGAACAAAAACGACTGGAAGCCGCTGGCGGCGGAACTGGCAAGGCAGGGGTTCGGATACATTGCGCTGGATTTGCGCGGGCACGGGGCCAGCATCAAGGACCCCTCGGGAGCGCCCACGGCGTGGCGCAATTTCCGCCGCGCCGGCACCGACAACGAATTCAACCTGATGACGCGCGATATTGAGGCGGCCATCTCTTTTCTGGCGGCGCAGGGCATAGACGAATCCCGCGTGGCGCTCATCGGCGCGGGGCTGGGGGCGAATCTGGCCGTCAAATTCGCGGCAATGCATCCGCAGGTTGCGATGACGGCGCTGCTGTCGCCCACGTTAAACGCCAGCAGGGATGTGCTGGCCGTGAACCCGATGCGCGTCTACGGCAGCCGCCCGCTTCTGATGCTCTGCGCCGCAAACGATCCACGCGTTTTCCAGGAAGCGCTGATACTTTATAATATCGCGAAATTCGGCACTGGCTCGTCCAGAACGGTATTTATGACCGCCGCAAAAGGCCCCAGCTGGCGTCTGCTGTCGCGGCAGATGATTGCGGTTCTGTTGCAGTGGCTTAAAACGCCGGAAATGCCGCCGGAAATACAGCAATCGCAGGCCGCCGCGCCGGCACAAGCCGCGCCAGCCCCGGAAAAAGAGGACGGCGGCGAGGAATCCGCCGACGAATTCACCATGCCCGACGATACGGAGGAACAACAATGA